The Caretta caretta isolate rCarCar2 chromosome 5, rCarCar1.hap1, whole genome shotgun sequence genome contains a region encoding:
- the LOC125636560 gene encoding angiopoietin-related protein 3-like isoform X2, translating into MHKISVLVLLSIAHSLNTVTKGNYASSKKEMQGAHFHYSSEEIHVLSQGVLKLGAGLKEQVDHTKEKITYIFQQLNIFNNSLIELLEQVSLNKRLRNGLMEKTQQLETRNQVLGRLSAELQNQLAEVMHYRMTFNTRLEFLEEKIENALNYKTNTSTSVSMTDIMSFVHTQSVRIDELLTEVELQQDRISVQDALIQKLLKKVRPKIKLARQPKTNGMRKKIADSSERQNTTLSAHESI; encoded by the exons ATGCACAAAATATCTGTTTTGGTCCTCCTGAGTATTGCACATTCTCTAAACACTGTAACCAAAGGCAACTATGCATCAAGCAAGAAAGAAATGCAAGGTGCCCACTTTCATTATTCCAGCGAGGAAATCCATGTGCTCTCTCAAGGTGTCCTGAAGCTTGGAGCTGGGTTAAAGGAGCAGGTTGACCATACTAAAGAGAAAATTACCTACATCTTTCAACAGCTCAACATTTTTAACAACTCCTTGATAGAATTACTAGAGCAGGTCAGCCTAAATAAGAGGCTGAGAAATGGTCTTATGGAGAAAACTCAGCAACTTGAAACTAGGAACCAAGTTCTGGGCAGGCTCTCTGCAGAGCTCCAGAACCAACTTGCTGAAGTGATGCATTACAGAATGACTTTCAACACCAGGCTGGAATTTTTAGAGGAGAAGATAGAGAATGCCCTAAATTACAAGACTAACACCAGTACTTCAGTGAGTATGACTGACATTATG TCTTTTGTGCACACTCAAAGCGTAAGAATTGATGAGTTGCTTACCGAAGTGGAGCTGCAGCAAGACCGAATTAGTGTACAAGATGCACTCATTCAAAAGTTGCTGAAAAAG GTTAGGCCAAAAATTAAACTAGCCAGACAGCCAAAGACCAACGGAATGAGGAAGAAAATAGCAGATTCTTCTGAGAGGCAGAACACAACATTATCAGCACATGAGAGTATATGA